The Plasmodium vivax chromosome 7, whole genome shotgun sequence DNA window TAAGCTTTGACAACAGGTACATATGCGCCCTGACGGAGAGGCAGCTCTACGCTAAGGGTAGCCAAAGGAGCTCACAGGGGGAGGCAATCCAGAGTAGTAACAACGGGAGGAGCAGCGTTAACTCCGTTTTTTACCAAGAAATCGTCATTTTCGACACAAACGGAGGGGAGGACCACATCGTGTGCAGAGACAAAATATATGGGAAGGATGCCCAAGAGAAAATTCGcttcaataaaaaatacgaaatCATCTCCAATAGCAAATCGAAGTTATAcgtttacaattttgtgaagaagGGAAGAACGATTAGCCATTACAGTCCTTCCCTATACAAGAGCAACATACTAAATGAGCGTTTTATATTCACCGAGACGTCCTTTGTGGATAACTCCACCATGCTGTTGACGGGCACGACAAATGGATACCTCATTGTCTGGGACTACAGTTCGATTTTCTTAAGCAAAACGAAACAGACTGTTAAACAGAGGGAATATCAAAAGTACCTAGAAATTAGAAAAGACATCCCAATAAACATTGTGCAGAGTTATGGAATTTATGTCATTTTAGGACTCAGCGATGGGAGCGTCCAGGTGTTTGATAAGGACCTCAAATGTTACGCATGGTTTGAGGATATCCATGTGGGGAAAATTAAATCCATATCTTTTGAGCTCTCCAATTTTGAGGAGGACTTCTTTGCATGGAACTCCTTCATCATATTCACTGAGAAGAATGTTATTAAGAGGATACACCCCTCCAGTTTTAACGACTGGGGGAGCGCTACCCAGTGGGATGACATGCAAGGTGGGCAGCTACAAacaggggggaaacacaCCAGGGGGGATTTCACCAAAAAGGGACTCCAACAGGAAGGTCCTACACCAAATGGTGCTAACAACTCACTGGAGAAGAAGCCCCTCGAAGGGAACAAAACGCTGCTCCACTTCGACAGCTCCTGCATCAGCTGCATATGCACCAACCcaactagccaaaaaaacGTCATATACATCGGGAACGAAAACGGCCTGATCGAAATCTTCGACTTTGACAAAAACGTAAAAGTGCACACAATTTGTTTAGCCTCCAAAGAAATCGTCTCTATGGTTTTCAGCAACGGAGGGGATATACTCTGCGTGGGATGCAAGTGCGGGTTCATTCAGCTGATCAAAACGGACAATTTGGAAACGTTTTTCTCGAGCAAAGATATGAAATACCAGGTAACATACCTGTACTTCAGTGAGGATGACAAGATCCTCATTTCGTCTTCTAGAAATGCTAATATgatcatttataaaaatgaaaattgtgCCAATCCCTTTGAGTGGAAGTTTGCCTACAGAATTGTTAACAGTAATAATATCACATTCACCGATTTGAACATCGTCAAGGAGATTCACAAAAAGAATCTTTACATCATTGTGGGCATAACGGACAACAGGTACATCATCTTCTATCATTACGACTTCCTCCAAAATAATGTCTCCATTTCGTATTTGCCCATAGAACAGATCTACGCCCCAACGTGCCTTTCGCAAAATCTGTGCTTCTACGATAGACAAGTGTTATGCATCTGCAATGAAGCCTCCAAAATCCGCTTCTTCGACTTGGAGACCAAAAAAATCGTCAAAACGGTTCACCTCCCATTTAGGGAGAAAAACGTGAAGAAGTTTTTGCCCCTCACGGGTTATGGGGAAGACGCTACTGTCACCCATGCCGCGAATAATAAACCAACCAAACCAGATACACaaaaactggaaaaaaaccacatcttcctctttgtcctcaacgaaaaaatgatcgTGTTTACTCAAACCCCGATAGACGCAAACTGCTTCAGGTACATCGGGGGGATTGTCTCCAGTGGGGCCATACAAAATGTCATTTCGAAAAATCAAAACATGTTCATACTCAGTaacaacaaaatattttactatCGTATTAACACTCAcgtgttgaaaaaaaatatagaagtCCAAAGTAACACTCTGCAAAATTTTATCGAGCAAATTGGAGGCAAGAACAGCAACATGTACAATCAAATTATGGACTCCTTCTACTACTgtgaaattcaaaaaaaaaaatttcaacaaaaaaaagaaaaacatgaCATCAAAAAATTGCTCAACATTTTGTCCATTGAGTATATTTTCGCCTCCATCAATGTGTTCCTATCCAAATTTGAAATTCAGAACATAATACAGGAGTACCACTTTTACTATAAGTACGTGCTTCCACTGCTGACGGAGGGCGGCGCTCCCGTCGGCGAATCGCTTTCCATGGCGGACGGTGTCACGCTGGTGAATTACAAGTCGGACGACGACCTCCTCCTgcaaaacgttttttttgttcggcCTCCGGGGTGCTCGGGTAAGCCAGATCGCAGCTGGGACGGCGATACACATGGCACAGCAGCGTATGTCGCGCAGCATTACATATGTCCCACGCGCATCCGGAAAAGTGCCTAAACGTGACGTCCACCCCACGCGCGGATACCTCCTCACCgccccgcttcccccatcGCAGATACCCGGGCACATTCTGACAAAGAGCCCCTCAGCGAAAGTCGCGCAGACCTCAATTCCAGTcaacaaaagaaaagggacaAAAACGAGGGCGGCAAAAACGAGGAAGATAGCCAAAGCGAAGCAAAGCCAGGCGGCACAGACAACACCCCCGAGGGGGACATCACAAAGGACTGCGAAAATATATACTTCAACATCAACGCGTTTATTTACACCTACTTCAATTTCGCAACGGAGGAGGAGACAAATTTGGACCAATTGATACGAGACATAGGAAATTACTACAAAGATAgcaataaaaagaaaaaaatctcctGCAGCGATTTTTTCCAGATGCTGGAAAATCACGGAGAAACCATGGACCAAAATGAGTTCCAaagaatttttcaaatttttacaaaaagtgAGGAGTTCCTCGACGGTGCCGATATGTTCGACTTGGATTTGTTGAAGGATTTACTCCAGTAGGTCGTCCACTGGGTCGTAAAAATAGGAGGCGCTCAACCGCCAGCGGTGAACGGTGAACGTGAGCGGCCAAGCACACACTGGCCACACAtccatataaatatacatgtgtgtgtttttcttttgggcTGCTTCTACCCTCCGGCCGTTTCACCCCTACTGCCTGTCATCCCTCGGGAGCTCTACATCCGTTGTAAAGTCATACTCGATCGTCGGTATCACCCCAGAGACAAACTTCAAAAGAAATAGGAGGTACAGATCATGCCTTCGAAAAAGAGGGAGGCACAATTGCcgcatttttaataatctCCCACTTCttcatgtgtgtatatatagaCATGCATTTCAATTTCGCAGTACAGAAAGGCACACCTGGGGGTGTACTTACCTCGGTTCCTTTCCCTCGCTCatccaattttttacaatatttaacATCGCTTCGGCGtgtctgcaaagggggggggtgcaaAATATGGTCCAAAGGatgaacacaaaaaaggggtgggaaaaaaaacgattcaTTTTTTGGGACTTCCCAACATACCTGCACGGGTGGATAGATGCAGTCATCACGCCTGTGCACGGGTGGGGGTCGTActgccaaaaaaattattaaaaaaaattgccccaatgtacatatgtagcAAGTGCACCGACATGAaaacggtaaaaaaaaaaaaaagaggcttCCCATTTCTAgcagcacaaaaaaattatttgcaaaTATCTGTTTAGGTATTCGTCTTTCCCACTCACGGTAACCGTCTCGTAACTGTACTCTGCAGAGATGTCTTCGAAAATTTCCTCCGATTTTAGCGGGTGCCCATTCTGCGATGGAGGGCGGGGAACGGCAAGTTCGGGGGCATTACcgcaaaaaaggcgcaacaaaaaaggcgcgacaaaaatgtggaaggAGAGCTAGCCGCCCACTCACCTCGTCATATCCAAACAGCCATATGCGAGGAGTTTCATAATACTTGTCGTACGTTATGCTGACATCGTACGTGCGTATTTTCATAACGTCTGCGTGGTGGGGCGGTGGAGTGGGAAAACGGGTTGGTGCACAGGGGAGTGATTCACAATGGGGGGGGCACTTATTTCTTCCCTCCTTTTCCGCGCCTTTATGTAGACACACGCACGGATTTATTTCCAAGTGAATCCTCTTAACATTACTTTCATTCTGTCCACCGTACGAGTAAAGACCTGCGTGGTTCAGCGCGGCTGGGTCATCTTCctgtggggagaaaaaaaatgcatagcTATGAGGCTTGGGAGGAAACAAATGAAGTTTTCCCAGAAGGGGTAGCAGCGGGAGGGGTAGCAACGAAAGGGATAGCAACAGAAGGGGTAGCAACAGAAGTGGTAGTAACAGACGGGGTAGCAACGGGAggggtatatatatagttgCCCTATCCACTCTCCCATATTAGTAAACCTTAATGAGGTCAAAGTTTGGGTCAAAGTGTGCCTCAAAGTTCTGTATGTCAATGGCTTCgtcgtcctcttcctccgAGGCATCCTCGTTGTGGTTATGCGCCTGgggaggagggagaaaaagtcgcatggggggaggggtgtcTACATTGggattcttttcttttttcttttttttccatagtTTCGTAGGCCATTATATACCACGTTGTTACTCTGCTGCCCATTTGCTGCCTTCCCCTTTCTCTGTTCTTACCTTTTCCTCTCGGGGCACACTTCTGGGGGGGGGCTCCAAGTGACGCATGTctgaaaaaggtgaagagtTAAATTTGTCCGTCGGGGGGATGCAGGAATGGGGGCTAAATATCGGTGATGCTCCTCCACTTGAGTAAACACTGCGCAGACAtaacatgtgcatacgtgtcgattttttctttttttttttttttttcctttgccaTCTCCATTCGTTACATTCATCTATGTCAGTGGCGTTGTTCTCCTCTTCGTAGCTTGGAAGCAGCCAATCGTTCTCAACagttttcttaaaaaagacGATCGAAGAAAAAGCGAATGTAGTTCATTCgcaaaggaaaggaaaaatcgcATTATCTGATTGTGTAAGATTAATCCGAaccgcacacacacaaacgtgcagatttctccttttataACTCCCAAATTTACCACATCGCGCATGATATAACTCAAGTCCTTAATTCTTTGCTTGCACGCTACATTTTTCGTTAAGAGGAATTGCTTCCCCTCAGGTAGATGGGGAACTCTCCGATTTGTGTCTACATCTTgcctataaaaaaaaaaaagtgcgcaCAGATGGGACGTTGGATTAGCgcatctcccccttttcgtcGCTGCTGGGAAGTAGCGCTGGTTATCCCAATCGGTTCAATTTTtcacttaaaattttttattttaccattCCCATGTTCTAAACTTGTGCACGAGAAAATCCCCCGCGTCTACAAACTCCGCTGGGGTTAGTGTCCCTAAAAATGGGTTGCACaaggggggtgaaaaaaatggcctcACGTGAAGGAAGTACCCCTTggggactttttttttctcccattttgcatttcgtGTGCTCCACGTCATCTTAATGGCGAAGCGATGGTCCCTCAGAAAGACATCACCCCATGACTGTTCACGCATCGAAAGACCCCAAACCAGGAttaccatttttaacaaatgaaGACGAATTTGTGATTGGCTTAAAATATGAGTACACCTTTCGATATGTATCTCCTATCTTATGCTTTACATTTATTGGTTCGCTCATTCCAGGATGGttgggtggaaaaaatgtggtCTTTTTGTAAAGCGGCCCTTCGCACTAAAGCCCctgtttgggggggggggggaaaaagagaacaggcgcaaaatggagagcagTTGAAGGGCAAATTAAGGGGAGACAGCCGAATGGGATTTTTTTCCAGCCACATCCTCATacagctatttttttcccccttttctgcgcTGTTTTGGTCAGCACAGGAGGCACAATTTCGTGTCATAAAAGTGGACgataaggtgaaaaaatcGAGCCACGCACGCCAAGTTGTAATACCTGCTGTTCTTACAGaatttcttctcccccttaattggtgttaaaaaaaaaaaaaaaaaggggaaagaaaatcCTGTTGCCAATACGCTATGAATATGGCTACAAATCTTTACAACGCCGCGTGTTATGACAGAATATCTCAGGTGCTACGTTTTTGTAAGGTGAGGCAATGTGCCCGACATGAATatcaatttttacgaaattATTTTCCGCGGCGTAGTTCAGCTTATGCTTATTTGAGGCGAgttacaaaaagggggccgCAAATCGTCTAAGAGGGAAAACGGTTTAAAGGGGTAAtttcaaaaagggaagttGCGAATGGGATGGCGACTAAATGGGATGCTCAAAAGGGGTGTGCGGTTCCCTAGCACGGTTGCCAGATCGTTTTTTtgagttcctttttttaagttccTCCGTAGGCTCTCTATGAACTCCATGAAGAGCGACCCTTCAAGAGAAGCATGCGCAGGGAGATTTCCCCAAATCGACCAACTGCTCCGCAACCCCACACATATACGCtaaaatgcaaaactgtGCGTGTCCTCCAAGAATGTGTATTTTAAGCATTGCACCTCGCAGGGGAGCTTCTTATCCTCTTACCGATTTGTGTAGCTTACAATGGGGCACGGATGACACACCCACGTCACTTAACCAGCATAGCAAAACGTAATCGCAGTGTTATTGCCATTCAGTGTGGCATTATTATGGCCATTGGTGCGGTGAGGGCAGCGCGTCaccataataaaaatggaccAAGGAAATGATATTTTGTGCTATAGTTAcaaatttataagaaaaaaaatacaaaaaaattcacgTTTTTTCAGCATACATGTTCATGCATGCGTTGAAAGCATGTCGATTGAAATAGCATTTCGTGCCTTTTGCGTGGCCCTTTTTACCCTACtcttttaaatttgaagtttccccatttgggtgcCTTTACGCGGTGTCGCGCTATCTCTTTTCATTCTTTCGGCAAAAATATAGCTTATATCTTATATATAACGCCGCGCCCTTTCGTTGACTTTTCCCAGTCCTACTTCAATTCGTTCGCGTAGGTACATCTCCTTTGCGAATGCATTGCCTTTCGCCAAATGAGCACATCGCAAGGGTGAGCTATGAACATATATGCGTATGCGTGTTGCGCTTATTTCCTCAATGGCGAAGCATTTGTGATTTCGTAATTTCGTGATTTTTTTCACCGTGCAAGCGTCATACCTCTTCGCAACGGAACGGTGAATAAAACGGGGGGGCGTTCCAACatgggagcaaaaaaaaaaaaaaaaaataacgcttCCACGCTTCAACGCAGAAACCCgcttaaagaaaaaagaggacataaaattatttttgagaAGCACGTCGCGATAGCTTCAAGTTCGCAAGTCACTGTGGCGCCGCTCGTCCCACTCAAACGATGCAATAACGCATATTACATACGCGTATAAATTGTTTACCTTATTTGAGTATATACCCATTTATGTACGCTGAGCAGCTGGCATATCATTTGCCAACATATAATTCGCGACATTCAATTGTACTTGATGAagtcgctttttttttttttttcgcataaaagtatatttttttaaatatgatatgaaaaaaaatacttatgcGAGTTTGCCCAAGCCATACAAGATTGCCATttgaaagttttttttttaaattacgaAATCGCTTCTTTTAAGGGATACgcggaaaggaaaagtaaaCTGAACAAAAGTAGCGCCGAAATAGCGCCAAAGTAGTGACAACTTAAGCTATTTGAACTGAGCTGAATGCAGGGGAAGAACGTGGCAGTGGCATGCGGAGGCAAACGAGCTGAAGCAGAAACAGAATAAAACTACGTATtgggaaaatgcaaaattgtgaagtCACGGTGAAGGGACGTGCTGCGTTATGACGAGTGGGATGCATGTGATTAAGTGAATGTACTATCGGCGCATGTGCCAGTGCGTACagcgcatatgcatacatgccTGCGCGTACATAACGGTGCGTATGCGTGGCATACATGTATGctcatatatacatacatgccTGTGCGTATGGACGGACGTTTTCACTAATTGCGAAATAGCTTATAAACGCGAAAGAACGAAAAAGGCAGAAGCATAATTTGTCGAAACCACTTGAAGAAGTtgtaacccttttttttttttttttttacgtccgCTCGCGTCTTTCCCGTAAAGGGAAACTTCCTTTTATCAGTCGAATCGAACGGGGAAGAAAATCCAGCACAttgcatatgtgtgtataaaTTGACATATACGTATGTTTGCTTACGCGTACACAGCGTGACAGAAGATTTGGCTAACAGGAATAAGAAGCGCACCACACGAGATAAGCCTGTGTGCTCGTTCGTCCACAAACTAATCGTGGGGATATCTACACCTTTTGTTTTTGCATAAACGCCTTTGCATAGATAGACGCCACCACGCTGTAGGGTCTCTACACTCGTGTGTATTGCATACCTCTGCACCCGAACCAACACGCgtgcatttttaaatttaacgAAAATATTCGTATCATTTAAATGAATGCCCACGTGGGTAAGCGATAGGATgagaaaggggaagaaggcatCCCCCGATTTGGCTCTTCGTGTGGAAGCACTTTTAAGGCGCACGCCATTTGTTGACGCATAATCTGCAaagtgtgtatatatatatgtacctcTATATTTGTGGACGTACTTACGCATAGACCACCACGTGTGCTCACGTAAGCGTTactctctctcccccccacgtAAAGCATGTATCGACTTTTTCGACGTAAGCTCTGTCGAACaatgcccccttttttttagtttaatttttatcatgaacctttttaattgtataaataaaaaaaaaagaagaaagaaaggaaaaaaaaaagaataagtTTTCTGAtaaacttccttttttttttctttttttctttttttttttttgcgcaaaattgTGCCCATTTGGTGGACAGAACAAGACAAAAGCAAACACTCCATAAGAATTTACGCGCAAAGGCGAGCGCGTACAAATtgaaacgtaaaaaaaatttaaataaatcacAACGTAggtgaggaaaaataaagcgcGTCAAATGCTCTGTTGAGAACTTTCTCAAAATGGAACTCACTTCGAACGCTATCGATGCCAACGAAGTTGCATTTaagaaacggaaaaaaagtgtgGGCATAAAAAAGGCTAAGGCAAACCCAACCAATGTGAATTCAAACGAAACGAGCGACATGCCAGCGGAGGCCCCCCCGTCTTCTCCAAACGGGAAGAACGCAGATGAGAAGGATAT harbors:
- a CDS encoding Autophagocytosis associated protein, C-terminal domain containing protein (encoded by transcript PVX_098725A), with amino-acid sequence MSEPINVKHKIGDTYRKVYSYFKPITNSSSFVKNGTLTPAEFVDAGDFLVHKFRTWEWQDVDTNRRVPHLPEGKQFLLTKNVACKQRIKDLSYIMRDVKTVENDWLLPSYEEENNATDIDEYMRHLEPPPRSVPREEKAHNHNEDASEEEDDEAIDIQNFEAHFDPNFDLIKEDDPAALNHAGLYSYGGQNENVMKIRTYDVSITYDKYYETPRIWLFGYDENGHPLKSEEIFEDISAEYSYETYDPHPCTGVMTASIHPCRHAEAMLNIVKNWMSEGKEPRHDLYLLFLLKFVSGVIPTIEYDFTTDVELPRDDRQ
- a CDS encoding hypothetical protein, conserved (encoded by transcript PVX_098720A); this encodes MQNEHTLDEPITLKFCYGINESFSSVHVIRKREQGGDAAGGEGDPLIVYTSDNNIVIVDEKKQLLFRGHFNKISKLIKSCNNEFIVSCDKGRDSFIILWRLSQNCLVPVKKFFFHSSHDPSGKREPKESIDGEAFHRRGGPHQASSPSAENQEGVNDAQDNPIEADKVGYECVDISFDNRYICALTERQLYAKGSQRSSQGEAIQSSNNGRSSVNSVFYQEIVIFDTNGGEDHIVCRDKIYGKDAQEKIRFNKKYEIISNSKSKLYVYNFVKKGRTISHYSPSLYKSNILNERFIFTETSFVDNSTMLLTGTTNGYLIVWDYSSIFLSKTKQTVKQREYQKYLEIRKDIPINIVQSYGIYVILGLSDGSVQVFDKDLKCYAWFEDIHVGKIKSISFELSNFEEDFFAWNSFIIFTEKNVIKRIHPSSFNDWGSATQWDDMQGGQLQTGGKHTRGDFTKKGLQQEGPTPNGANNSLEKKPLEGNKTLLHFDSSCISCICTNPTSQKNVIYIGNENGLIEIFDFDKNVKVHTICLASKEIVSMVFSNGGDILCVGCKCGFIQLIKTDNLETFFSSKDMKYQVTYLYFSEDDKILISSSRNANMIIYKNENCANPFEWKFAYRIVNSNNITFTDLNIVKEIHKKNLYIIVGITDNRYIIFYHYDFLQNNVSISYLPIEQIYAPTCLSQNLCFYDRQVLCICNEASKIRFFDLETKKIVKTVHLPFREKNVKKFLPLTGYGEDATVTHAANNKPTKPDTQKLEKNHIFLFVLNEKMIVFTQTPIDANCFRYIGGIVSSGAIQNVISKNQNMFILSNNKIFYYRINTHVLKKNIEVQSNTLQNFIEQIGGKNSNMYNQIMDSFYYCEIQKKKFQQKKEKHDIKKLLNILSIEYIFASINVFLSKFEIQNIIQEYHFYYKYVLPLLTEGGAPVGESLSMADGVTLVNYKSDDDLLLQNVFFVRPPGCSDTRAHSDKEPLSESRADLNSSQQKKRDKNEGGKNEEDSQSEAKPGGTDNTPEGDITKDCENIYFNINAFIYTYFNFATEEETNLDQLIRDIGNYYKDSNKKKKISCSDFFQMLENHGETMDQNEFQRIFQIFTKSEEFLDGADMFDLDLLKDLLQ